One Janthinobacterium sp. TB1-E2 genomic region harbors:
- a CDS encoding NADH-quinone oxidoreductase subunit C translates to MTTHLEVLQNALGTALGDRVSTTVALGEVTLVVKAEDYLAVMQTLRDDPALHFEQLLDLCGVDYSTYGDGSWDGLRFAAVSHLLSVKHNWRVRVRVFAPDDDMPLLPSVVGIWRAVNWYEREAFDLLGILFEGHNDLRRLLTDYGFIGHPFRKDFPVSGYVEMRYDPEQKRVIYQPVTIEPRENVPRVIREEHYGMK, encoded by the coding sequence ATGACAACACATTTAGAAGTATTGCAAAACGCCCTCGGCACAGCCCTGGGCGATCGCGTTAGCACGACGGTTGCGCTGGGCGAAGTCACCCTGGTCGTCAAGGCCGAGGACTACCTGGCCGTGATGCAGACCTTGCGCGACGATCCGGCCCTGCATTTCGAGCAGCTGCTCGACCTGTGCGGCGTCGACTACTCGACCTATGGCGACGGTAGCTGGGATGGCCTGCGTTTCGCGGCCGTCTCGCACTTGCTGTCGGTCAAGCACAACTGGCGCGTGCGCGTGCGCGTGTTCGCGCCGGACGACGACATGCCGCTGCTGCCCTCCGTGGTCGGCATCTGGCGCGCCGTCAACTGGTACGAGCGCGAAGCGTTCGACCTGCTGGGCATCCTCTTCGAAGGCCACAACGACTTGCGCCGCCTGCTGACCGACTACGGTTTCATCGGCCATCCGTTCCGCAAGGATTTCCCCGTCTCCGGCTATGTCGAGATGCGTTACGATCCGGAACAAAAGCGCGTGATTTACCAGCCCGTGACGATCGAGCCGCGGGAAAACGTGCCGCGCGTGATCCGCGAAGAACATTACGGGATGAAATAA
- a CDS encoding NADH-quinone oxidoreductase subunit D — MAEIKNYTLNFGPQHPAAHGVLRLVLEMDGEVIQRADPHIGLLHRATEKLAEQKTYLQSVPYMDRLDYVSMMCNEHAYVMAIEKMLGLEVPLRAQYIRVMFDEMTRILNHLMWLGTHALDVGAMGPFLYCFRDREDLFDAYEAVSGARMHAAYYRPGGVYRDLPDAMPQHKASIIRNAKAIGKLNENRQGSLLDFIEDFARRFPNSVDEYETLLTDNRIWKQRTVGIGVVSPEDALAMGFTGAMLRGSGVQWDLRKKQPYEVYDLMDFDIPIGTNGDCYDRYLVRVEELRQSNRIIKQCVEWLRNNEGPVMTSNRKVAPPGRVDMKTNMESLIHHFKLFTEGFHVPPGEAYSAVEHPKGEFGVYLVSDGANKPYRMKLRAPDYAHLQSLDEMARGHMLADAVTIIGTQDIVFGSIDR, encoded by the coding sequence ATGGCTGAGATTAAGAACTACACCCTGAACTTTGGGCCACAGCATCCGGCCGCGCACGGTGTGCTGCGCCTGGTGCTGGAGATGGATGGCGAAGTCATCCAGCGCGCCGACCCGCATATCGGCCTGCTGCACCGCGCCACCGAAAAGCTGGCCGAACAGAAAACCTACCTGCAATCCGTGCCGTACATGGACCGTCTCGACTATGTGTCGATGATGTGCAATGAACACGCGTACGTGATGGCCATCGAAAAGATGCTGGGCCTGGAAGTGCCGCTGCGCGCGCAATACATCCGCGTCATGTTCGACGAGATGACGCGTATCCTGAATCACCTGATGTGGCTCGGTACCCACGCGCTGGACGTTGGCGCCATGGGCCCGTTCCTGTATTGCTTCCGCGACCGCGAAGACTTGTTCGACGCCTACGAGGCAGTGTCGGGCGCACGCATGCACGCGGCCTACTACCGTCCGGGCGGCGTGTACCGCGACCTGCCGGACGCGATGCCGCAGCACAAGGCCTCGATCATCCGCAACGCCAAGGCGATCGGCAAGCTGAACGAAAACCGCCAGGGCTCGCTGCTGGACTTCATCGAAGACTTCGCGCGCCGTTTCCCGAACTCGGTGGACGAGTACGAAACCCTGCTGACCGACAACCGTATCTGGAAACAGCGTACCGTCGGCATCGGCGTGGTCTCGCCGGAAGATGCGCTGGCCATGGGCTTCACGGGCGCCATGCTGCGCGGCTCGGGCGTGCAGTGGGACTTGCGCAAGAAACAGCCGTACGAAGTGTACGACCTGATGGATTTCGACATTCCTATCGGCACCAACGGCGATTGCTACGACCGCTACCTGGTCCGCGTGGAAGAGCTGCGCCAGTCGAACCGCATCATCAAGCAATGCGTGGAGTGGCTGCGCAACAATGAAGGTCCTGTCATGACCAGCAACCGCAAGGTGGCGCCTCCAGGCCGCGTCGACATGAAGACCAACATGGAATCCTTGATTCACCACTTCAAGCTGTTTACGGAAGGTTTCCACGTGCCGCCAGGCGAGGCCTACAGCGCCGTGGAACACCCGAAGGGCGAGTTCGGCGTGTACCTGGTGTCCGATGGCGCCAACAAGCCGTACCGCATGAAACTGCGCGCGCCAGACTACGCCCACTTGCAGTCGCTCGACGAAATGGCGCGTGGGCACATGCTTGCCGACGCCGTGACCATCATCGGGACGCAAGATATCGTGTTCGGCAGTATTGACCGCTAA